In the Malaclemys terrapin pileata isolate rMalTer1 chromosome 12, rMalTer1.hap1, whole genome shotgun sequence genome, one interval contains:
- the LOC128846589 gene encoding antileukoproteinase-like, with translation MKSLGAFFFMGFLTLWMVLPSWSGTILPVQQIPGEKPGTCPVVTVRCRMINPPNHCDYDYQCPGPKKCCETSCGRACVLLQRGKPETCPDVIFKCAMYNPPNRCHSDRQCPRFKKCCETFCGRACVYPKGHA, from the exons ATGAAGTCACTGGGTGCCTTCTTCTTCATGGGGTTCCTCACCCTCTGGATGGTGCTGCCGtcttggtctggcacaatcttaCCTGTGCAACAAATCCCCGGAG AGAAACCCGGGACTTGCCCAGTGGTTACTGTCCGGTGTCGTATGATAAATCCTCCCAACCATTGTGATTATGACTACCAATGTCCAGGGCCCAAGAAATGCTGTGAAACTAGCTGTGGGAGAGCTTGCGTCCTGCTTCAGAGAG GGAAACCTGAAACCTGTCCAGACGTCATCTTTAAGTGCGCTATGTACAATCCCCCAAATCGCTGCCACTCTGACCGCCAGTGTCCAAGATTCAAGAAGTGCTGTGAGACTTTCTGCGGGAGGGCCTGTGTTTATCCTAAGGGACATG CATAA